One part of the Lycorma delicatula isolate Av1 chromosome 7, ASM4794821v1, whole genome shotgun sequence genome encodes these proteins:
- the LOC142328407 gene encoding MYG1 protein-like isoform X2, with protein sequence MRLYGGLVNGVCRRFVNLSFFSNSLFPRSMSGEEPLRKLRRNCDVVAKIGTHDGVFHCDDVLGCFMLKLLHPNAEIVRSRDEDVLKTCDIVIDVGSVYDPKINRYDHHQRGFNESMNTVLKNKKWKTKLSSAGLIYCHFGTEILNTILKNNGDDIIDEIFDKVYEDFIQEIDGIDNGIPMYDGEPVYRITTNLSARVHRLNKKWNETEYNEVEQFEKAMKLAGGEFTERVLNCRNIWWPAKDEVTNAIKNRYNVHPSGEIMELKAFVPWKDHYFDLETKLNVKPQIKFVIFIDVQSKWRVQAVSLNTGSFILRLPLCEEWRGLRDEELSKISGIDGCVFVHHSGFIGGNKTRNGVLQMAIKTLELANKQ encoded by the coding sequence ATGAGGTTATATGGTGGGTTAGTAAATGGTGTTTGCAGGcgttttgttaatttaagttttttttcgaATTCTCTGTTTCCCCGCAGTATGTCTGGGGAAGAACCTCTAAGAAAGCTTAGGCGTAACTGTGATGTAGTCGCCAAAATCGGAACACATGATGGTGTATTTCATTGTGATGATGTTCTTGGTTGTTTCATGTTGAAGTTGTTACATCCTAATGCTGAAATTGTTAGATCCCGAGATGAAGATGTATTAAAAACGTGTGACATAGTAATTGATGTTGGGTCGGTTTATGATCCAAAAATTAACCGTTACGATCATCATCAAAGAGGTTTTAACGAAAGTATGAAtaccgttttaaaaaataaaaaatggaaaacaaaattaagCAGTGCTGGATTGATTTATTGTCATTTTGGCACtgaaatattaaacacaattttaaaaaacaatggtGATGATATAATCGatgaaatatttgataaagtTTATGAAGACTTTATTCAAGAAATTGATGGAATTGATAATGGTATACCAATGTATGATGGTGAACCAGTTTACAGAATAACTACAAATTTAAGTGCAAGAGTACATCGTCTTAATAAGAAATGGAATGAAACTGAATATAATGAAGTTGAACAGTTTGAAAAAGCTATGAAGCTTGCCGGTGGTGAATTTACAGAACGTGTCTTGAATTGTAGAAATATATGGTGGCCAGCAAAAGATGAAGTTACTAATGCTATTAAAAACCGGTATAATGTACATCCATCTGGTGAAATAATGGAGTTAAAAGCTTTTGTGCCATGGAAAGACCATTATTTTGATTtagaaacaaaacttaatgtcAAACCACAgatcaaatttgttatttttattgatgttcaGAGTAAGTGGAGAGTACAAGCTGTTTCTTTAAATActggtagttttattttaagattaccaCTTTGTGAAGAATGGAGAGGTTTAAGAGATGAAGAATTGTCAAAAATAAGTGGCATTGATGGTTGCGTATTTGTTCATCATTCAGGATTTATTGGTGGAAATAAAACTAGAAATGGTGTTTTACAAATGGCGATTAAAACATTAGAATTAGCAAATAAGCAGTGA